In Microvenator marinus, one genomic interval encodes:
- a CDS encoding protein kinase domain-containing protein: protein MSEQDSRFHFVRRIGKGVLGEVYEVLDEVRQEHVVLKVLIRAQPKNLEEFRLEFASLARFQHPNLVQFFHLVDPRSQTNESLQSEVGQHGLAFTQEFVDGKDLISYLNSAPSLEEMTVIETRQLRSAEVPISEVFDEADSESGLPSSPVSVDSSEISGELSEGDSAEAVIESFLEEKEAPKNYDLLFLRMERVVPQVFKALEHLHRYHKPHGSLRPSNILVSRTEDGDLVKITDYGLVAGLVYCPEKGGKKVPFSISPENLPFLAPEAAQGQVTESGDLFALGCVLFEAIAGFSPHERMEWTQAALRAPPLADCVPECPAEWASLVDGLLEPNPKDRPSIARIMEVVRRNEARPVLLPPSAVPKPTTFVGRQEVLESLKEIALEVADQEEMQFVQLIGEVGSGKSTMVRALSHWLGRRGWVVVRGRFPRRELGPFGGWAPIAEALADLADQLPAAVQDAIKEHREALSHMLPAITHRDDPGEAHGRLAAISGLREILAEISKQRPLLLCLDDLQWAGWDSSALLLDLLSETEEMRCLVLGTWQEGLIPDEEHLLHTDLNLTLFSTTQIRLPGYSIEEAKQFAREVGAKIDAEAFFKTLRSPVVNPLLLRELYFEDDDLNVALDRVISQSEPNSKAEALLRQIYATRVQELGKRERAILSMLAVSPIPLEHDLLCAAAEMALSSSVVPQDGTESAIESSLELLLEERLIRRENQGFVVAQEPIRAVVEETFAQRDEARYSGKIADVLSREKSVSPAIKFEFERRAMRSAPALEQALKAAEDAEFRYAFHRSAKIWRWILEHEAEIPDYEMIRPTTELARVEHLAGRHTRAAELFHSSASDSKPAKRMDLKLEEAQAWMQAGKVERAREALDAGLRVRDGGLSATLWEKARASGLKWVRGVRFSSDSDASPDVLAYANLLHFALEWSDWVCPELIGPLEVRLTHLARVTSNATVSGIARLHNAQQEARIYKGAGFERALKMADVAREFFEKDDADGWVAQSYIYSARIYLGRNDPSNALAQLELAESAVEGVEEVEGFDHRLLLETRANAHLRSAHLEDAEHEARHLLHLHRGDMVAKALATRIMAEVALLRGHTERAARLIDILPGLVEWSEASPQIVENMRLQTKLLIAKGQPEVAVAQLQILDEKYEGSWTPTKRHRALLLIFLGQAMAANVARQKLLSESLFASSLSKLADLIGELKGLSSFIEPKYREEYRRLEVRYEMLRDRPKSALKLISAHEGRESELSALTQACVREARGLVLQKMDKTEGRSELEEAHESYRRSQCACPLVLEGWPQPKVSVSAREE from the coding sequence ATGAGCGAGCAAGACTCCCGATTTCATTTTGTTCGGCGGATCGGGAAAGGGGTTCTCGGCGAGGTCTACGAAGTTCTCGATGAGGTTCGGCAGGAACATGTTGTTCTGAAGGTCCTCATTCGTGCCCAACCAAAGAACCTGGAAGAGTTCCGCCTGGAATTTGCGTCTCTCGCGAGATTTCAACACCCAAACCTGGTGCAGTTTTTCCATCTGGTGGACCCTCGCTCGCAGACAAACGAATCCTTGCAGTCGGAGGTCGGGCAACACGGTTTGGCGTTCACACAAGAATTCGTGGACGGAAAGGACCTTATCTCGTACCTCAACTCCGCGCCCTCACTTGAGGAGATGACGGTCATCGAGACTCGCCAACTTCGCTCGGCCGAGGTGCCGATCTCCGAGGTTTTTGATGAAGCCGATTCCGAGTCTGGACTACCGAGTTCGCCGGTTTCCGTGGATTCATCCGAGATCTCGGGGGAGTTGAGTGAGGGAGATAGCGCCGAAGCGGTGATCGAATCGTTCCTTGAGGAGAAAGAAGCTCCTAAGAATTACGATTTGCTCTTTTTGAGGATGGAGCGGGTGGTCCCTCAGGTTTTCAAGGCGCTTGAGCACCTTCACCGTTATCATAAGCCGCACGGAAGTTTGCGCCCGTCCAATATCCTCGTGTCGCGGACCGAGGATGGCGACCTGGTCAAGATTACGGATTACGGCCTGGTTGCTGGGCTGGTCTACTGTCCCGAGAAGGGTGGAAAGAAAGTTCCGTTCTCGATCTCGCCGGAAAATCTGCCCTTCTTGGCGCCCGAGGCGGCGCAAGGGCAGGTCACGGAGTCCGGCGACCTCTTCGCGCTCGGTTGTGTGCTCTTCGAGGCCATCGCCGGCTTCTCGCCGCACGAGCGCATGGAGTGGACGCAGGCGGCGTTGCGCGCACCGCCCTTGGCCGATTGTGTGCCTGAGTGTCCGGCTGAATGGGCGAGCCTCGTGGATGGCTTGTTGGAGCCGAATCCGAAGGACAGGCCGTCGATTGCGCGAATCATGGAAGTGGTCCGGCGAAACGAAGCTCGGCCAGTGTTATTGCCACCGAGTGCGGTTCCAAAACCCACCACGTTTGTGGGGCGTCAAGAGGTTCTGGAGTCTCTCAAAGAAATTGCGCTCGAGGTCGCAGACCAGGAAGAAATGCAGTTCGTGCAGCTGATTGGCGAGGTCGGGAGCGGCAAGTCGACCATGGTACGAGCGCTTTCGCACTGGCTCGGACGGCGTGGATGGGTAGTGGTTCGCGGCCGATTTCCACGGCGCGAGCTCGGTCCTTTTGGTGGTTGGGCTCCGATTGCGGAGGCTCTGGCTGACCTGGCAGACCAGCTTCCGGCGGCAGTTCAAGATGCGATCAAAGAGCACCGAGAAGCGCTTAGCCATATGCTCCCAGCTATCACCCACCGCGACGATCCAGGCGAGGCTCACGGCCGCCTGGCCGCGATCAGCGGTTTGCGCGAAATATTGGCCGAGATCTCCAAACAACGCCCGCTGCTACTGTGTTTGGACGACCTCCAATGGGCTGGATGGGACAGCTCGGCGCTCCTTCTCGACCTCCTAAGCGAGACCGAGGAGATGCGCTGTCTTGTGCTCGGTACCTGGCAGGAAGGCTTGATTCCGGACGAAGAACATCTCCTTCATACAGACCTCAATCTAACCCTCTTTTCCACAACTCAGATTCGCCTGCCCGGGTATTCCATCGAAGAGGCGAAGCAGTTTGCGCGCGAAGTTGGGGCTAAGATCGATGCCGAGGCATTCTTCAAGACACTGCGTAGTCCGGTCGTCAATCCGCTGCTCTTGAGGGAGCTATACTTTGAAGATGATGACCTCAACGTGGCGCTCGACCGCGTAATCTCTCAAAGTGAGCCGAACTCCAAAGCCGAAGCGTTATTGCGCCAGATCTATGCGACTCGAGTTCAAGAGCTTGGAAAGCGTGAACGCGCGATTCTTTCGATGTTGGCCGTTTCGCCGATTCCGCTCGAGCACGACTTGTTATGCGCTGCTGCCGAGATGGCGCTCTCGTCGTCGGTGGTCCCGCAAGATGGCACTGAAAGTGCGATTGAGAGCTCGCTCGAACTCCTCCTTGAAGAGCGTCTGATTCGTCGCGAGAATCAGGGTTTTGTCGTGGCTCAAGAGCCGATTCGTGCCGTGGTTGAGGAGACTTTTGCCCAACGCGATGAAGCCCGGTACAGCGGCAAGATTGCCGACGTTCTCTCGCGAGAAAAGAGCGTAAGCCCCGCGATTAAGTTTGAGTTTGAGCGGCGAGCCATGCGCAGCGCGCCTGCGCTAGAGCAAGCCCTCAAGGCCGCTGAGGACGCGGAGTTCAGGTACGCGTTCCATCGCTCCGCTAAGATTTGGCGCTGGATTCTTGAGCACGAAGCCGAAATTCCAGATTACGAGATGATTCGACCTACGACCGAGCTAGCCCGCGTGGAGCACCTGGCTGGCCGCCACACAAGGGCTGCTGAGCTCTTCCATTCGTCGGCATCGGATTCAAAACCTGCCAAACGAATGGACCTCAAGCTTGAGGAAGCCCAAGCGTGGATGCAGGCGGGTAAGGTGGAGCGCGCGCGCGAAGCTTTGGACGCGGGCCTTCGGGTGCGAGACGGAGGGCTTAGCGCAACGCTTTGGGAAAAGGCGCGCGCCTCGGGCCTGAAATGGGTGCGTGGCGTTCGGTTCTCGTCCGATTCAGACGCGAGCCCCGACGTGCTCGCGTACGCCAATCTCCTGCATTTCGCGCTCGAATGGAGCGATTGGGTCTGCCCGGAGTTGATCGGCCCCCTAGAAGTGCGTCTGACGCACCTCGCCCGCGTCACGTCGAACGCCACTGTGTCCGGAATCGCGCGGCTTCACAACGCGCAGCAAGAGGCTCGGATTTACAAGGGGGCTGGATTTGAACGGGCGCTAAAAATGGCGGACGTGGCCCGGGAGTTCTTTGAGAAGGACGATGCCGACGGCTGGGTTGCTCAATCCTATATCTACTCGGCGCGAATTTACCTGGGACGAAACGATCCAAGCAATGCGCTCGCCCAGCTTGAGCTGGCGGAGAGTGCCGTCGAAGGGGTGGAGGAAGTCGAAGGATTTGACCATCGACTACTTTTAGAGACACGGGCCAATGCACATTTGCGAAGTGCCCACCTTGAAGACGCCGAGCACGAAGCGCGCCACCTCCTGCACCTGCACCGCGGCGATATGGTGGCCAAAGCCTTGGCGACTCGGATCATGGCTGAAGTGGCGCTCTTGCGCGGTCACACGGAGAGGGCTGCGCGGCTCATCGATATCTTGCCGGGCCTTGTCGAGTGGTCTGAGGCGAGCCCACAGATCGTAGAGAATATGCGACTTCAAACGAAGTTGCTCATCGCAAAGGGGCAGCCTGAAGTCGCAGTGGCGCAGCTGCAGATCCTAGACGAAAAATACGAAGGAAGTTGGACGCCGACCAAACGGCATAGGGCTCTGCTCTTGATCTTCCTGGGGCAGGCCATGGCCGCGAACGTCGCTCGCCAGAAGCTCCTCAGCGAATCACTCTTCGCATCGAGCCTTTCTAAGCTTGCGGATCTCATTGGAGAGCTCAAAGGGCTCTCGTCGTTTATTGAGCCAAAATATCGCGAGGAGTACCGCCGGCTCGAAGTACGCTACGAAATGCTTCGCGACAGGCCCAAGAGCGCCTTGAAGTTAATTTCAGCGCATGAGGGAAGAGAATCGGAGCTCAGCGCGTTGACTCAGGCATGTGTGCGTGAAGCCCGAGGACTGGTCTTGCAAAAGATGGACAAAACCGAAGGAAGGTCTGAGCTCGAAGAGGCGCACGAATCCTATAGGCGTTCTCAATGTGCGTGTCCGCTGGTGCTCGAAGGTTGGCCCCAGCCAAAGGTCAGTGTTTCGGCAAGGGAAGAGTGA
- a CDS encoding RsmB/NOP family class I SAM-dependent RNA methyltransferase yields MSFDGLDRYRGIVDDWDAFLDALSRPLPRCGWVNTLKISRQELFARFERQGIRIRPLEWAENAFVFEGPEADAPGRLLEFYLGYFQIQEEAALVPAKFVKGTQVLDLCAAPGNKTAQIALGLEGRGTVVANDRSYQRMRAIRNTTDRLGLTNVVMSHYDAANYPSATQFDTVVADVPCTCEGTSRKNPDALEPDDPERLERLGRTQKAILRKACRLAKPGGRVIYSTCTYAVEENERLVDEVVRKLPFEPIWVDCKVPGFRSAPGLTSHEGQEFVAGLSHAMRVWPHHNDTGGFFVAVFDKPEEW; encoded by the coding sequence ATGAGCTTTGATGGATTAGATAGATATCGCGGCATCGTGGACGATTGGGACGCGTTTTTGGACGCCTTGTCTCGGCCGCTTCCACGCTGCGGCTGGGTAAACACTCTGAAGATTTCTCGCCAAGAACTCTTTGCGAGATTTGAGCGCCAAGGCATTCGCATAAGGCCGCTCGAATGGGCCGAGAACGCCTTTGTGTTTGAAGGGCCCGAGGCGGATGCGCCAGGGCGTTTGCTCGAGTTTTACCTCGGCTATTTCCAAATCCAAGAGGAGGCCGCGCTCGTCCCCGCTAAATTTGTCAAAGGCACCCAAGTCCTGGATTTGTGCGCGGCCCCAGGCAACAAGACGGCCCAGATTGCGCTCGGACTCGAAGGGCGAGGCACCGTGGTAGCAAACGACCGCAGCTACCAACGCATGCGAGCCATTCGGAACACCACCGACAGGCTCGGCCTGACCAACGTTGTGATGTCGCACTACGATGCGGCCAACTATCCTTCGGCGACTCAATTTGACACCGTGGTGGCTGACGTTCCGTGTACGTGTGAAGGTACTTCGCGAAAGAACCCGGACGCTCTTGAACCCGACGATCCCGAGCGCCTTGAGCGGCTAGGACGCACTCAAAAAGCCATCTTGAGGAAGGCGTGTCGCCTCGCGAAGCCCGGCGGTCGCGTGATCTACTCAACGTGCACTTATGCGGTGGAGGAGAACGAAAGGCTCGTGGACGAGGTGGTTCGAAAGCTCCCATTCGAGCCGATTTGGGTGGACTGCAAAGTGCCCGGGTTTCGTTCAGCACCCGGGCTCACGTCGCACGAAGGTCAGGAGTTTGTGGCCGGCCTAAGTCACGCCATGCGCGTTTGGCCACATCATAACGATACGGGCGGGTTCTTCGTCGCCGTCTTCGACAAACCTGAGGAATGGTAA
- a CDS encoding Maf family protein, producing the protein MESTRPRIVLATESRYKKELFSQLRIHFESKAAHIDESRRAGEAPAAMARRLALEKAQAIFAEDPTSWVIGADQVIYLEDEAFSKPGSAEAAVEQLLKLQGRTHTLLSAIALVGPGGVWSAEAPFEMTMRSFSRAELERYVEVDQPLDCAGAYKVEAAGIRLFERMRGDDFTSIIGLPLTSVIDVLESAGLWSQVKYEL; encoded by the coding sequence ATGGAATCGACCAGGCCACGCATCGTTCTTGCGACAGAATCGCGCTACAAGAAAGAGCTTTTTTCACAGCTAAGGATTCATTTTGAGTCCAAGGCCGCTCATATCGACGAGTCGCGGCGAGCCGGCGAGGCTCCAGCCGCTATGGCGCGCAGACTGGCCCTAGAGAAGGCTCAGGCGATCTTTGCCGAAGATCCCACATCTTGGGTCATCGGAGCCGATCAGGTCATCTATCTGGAAGACGAAGCGTTCTCAAAGCCGGGAAGTGCCGAAGCGGCCGTTGAACAACTCCTTAAACTCCAAGGGCGCACGCATACGTTACTTAGTGCGATCGCGTTGGTCGGGCCTGGTGGGGTTTGGAGCGCTGAAGCGCCCTTTGAGATGACCATGAGGTCTTTCTCACGCGCCGAACTCGAGCGATATGTCGAGGTCGACCAGCCGCTCGATTGTGCCGGTGCCTACAAGGTTGAGGCGGCCGGAATCCGGCTCTTTGAGCGTATGCGAGGGGACGACTTTACAAGCATCATCGGTTTGCCGCTGACAAGCGTTATAGATGTGTTAGAGAGCGCGGGTCTTTGGTCTCAGGTCAAGTATGAGCTTTGA
- a CDS encoding YbeD family protein: MRGEIVNQRDEMLLKLNDVHTFPGPYLFKVIGPNSDDFVAKIVQAVINASGPDLEHDVSTRESSGGNHMSVSITITAESAEHVMEVYEIFGSIEEIKYML, from the coding sequence ATGCGAGGCGAGATTGTGAATCAACGCGATGAAATGCTTTTGAAGCTCAATGATGTACACACGTTTCCGGGACCTTATCTTTTCAAAGTGATTGGACCGAATTCAGACGACTTTGTGGCAAAGATTGTCCAGGCCGTGATCAATGCGTCCGGGCCGGACTTGGAGCACGACGTCTCTACGAGGGAGAGTTCCGGCGGCAATCATATGAGTGTGTCTATCACCATCACGGCCGAGAGTGCCGAGCACGTGATGGAAGTCTATGAGATATTCGGGAGCATCGAAGAGATCAAGTACATGCTATAG
- a CDS encoding PEGA domain-containing protein — protein sequence MNMRKSLCSALLLVFLVPTLAFAQQDLEKAKEAFGEGKSAYDNEDYATAAAKFVEAYEYSDRPELLYNVGLAYQGAGELPEAEKYFQRYLKELPNARNADEVVNLVIDIQQEIAASYGTLEISANKTAQVFLTGESAASCQTPCSLVLKAGKYDFVARADGSLDTPFSVQLSGGKVEKKDITLNEKAVMGYLALESDRSASILINGESRGQLPLSTPLELAPGSYQVQLNTARDVSWSGDVTVKPDQTLALNVPLEHNVSAAAGSSWKRQASIALGVGAIGFGVGGMFMGMQAQDTFDRLGAQEASRGFVDPDLKASGESQASTANILYGVAGGVLLGAVGLFVWDFLDSGAEEEIPASEPPPEPDSDSSEPAGEVELL from the coding sequence ATGAATATGCGAAAGAGCCTGTGTTCGGCACTACTTCTGGTTTTTCTGGTTCCAACGTTGGCCTTTGCTCAACAAGACCTCGAAAAGGCCAAAGAAGCCTTCGGTGAGGGCAAATCGGCTTACGATAACGAAGATTATGCCACAGCAGCTGCAAAGTTTGTGGAGGCGTACGAGTACTCAGACCGCCCTGAGTTGCTCTACAATGTCGGACTCGCGTACCAGGGCGCTGGAGAGCTTCCCGAGGCTGAGAAGTACTTCCAGCGCTACCTCAAGGAGTTGCCGAACGCCAGAAACGCTGACGAAGTCGTAAATCTGGTCATCGATATCCAACAGGAAATCGCTGCGAGTTACGGCACCCTTGAGATTTCGGCCAATAAGACGGCTCAAGTCTTTCTCACAGGCGAGTCTGCGGCGTCGTGTCAAACGCCGTGCTCACTGGTTCTGAAGGCTGGAAAGTACGACTTCGTGGCACGAGCAGACGGCTCACTCGACACTCCGTTCTCGGTTCAGCTCAGCGGTGGCAAAGTCGAGAAAAAGGACATCACCCTCAACGAAAAAGCTGTGATGGGCTATCTGGCGCTCGAGAGTGACCGAAGCGCCAGTATCCTCATCAACGGGGAATCAAGAGGGCAGCTCCCGCTCTCGACCCCGCTGGAGTTAGCCCCCGGAAGCTACCAGGTTCAACTGAACACTGCTCGAGATGTGTCGTGGTCGGGTGATGTGACGGTTAAGCCAGACCAAACCCTCGCGCTCAATGTGCCGCTAGAACACAACGTCTCGGCAGCAGCCGGCAGCTCTTGGAAGAGACAGGCGTCTATCGCGCTCGGTGTCGGGGCAATCGGCTTCGGCGTAGGCGGAATGTTTATGGGCATGCAAGCCCAGGACACCTTCGACCGATTGGGCGCTCAGGAGGCGAGCCGTGGGTTTGTAGACCCCGACCTCAAGGCTTCTGGTGAAAGCCAGGCAAGCACTGCCAACATCCTCTACGGCGTAGCCGGAGGCGTCTTGCTCGGTGCCGTAGGCCTCTTTGTGTGGGACTTTTTGGATTCGGGGGCTGAAGAAGAAATTCCGGCCTCAGAGCCTCCGCCGGAGCCAGACTCTGATTCATCCGAGCCGGCCGGTGAAGTCGAACTTCTATAG
- a CDS encoding protein kinase domain-containing protein, whose product MASFPQQFGSYTLHELIARGGMAEVYRATMPGVGGFEKTVAIKKILPHLSENDEFITMLVDEARIIVGLNHANIAQVYDLGCIDDTYYIAMEYVHSVDLSEILKELKKANQTVPLQHAVYIASCICAGLHVAHSKSDEHGRPQHIVHRDVSPHNVLISFGGDVKIIDFGVAKARGKETHTKAGVIKGKLLYMAPEQAMAKEIDGRSDLFAVGIILYNMLTNQLPFDGENEFQIYNNILSRDIPPPKAFNPQIPEELNQIVMMMLQRDPDKRYQDGYSCKLDLDRVLHQISPGYSISRLSTWVEDSFSYILQARRQKRENMSGHNPMPNTPSSPANKTPSSRFPTAQPPPMVPSPSPSGSWAPTPNPTPSPSASGGFGAVQQFGSPSASGSFGSVPGPSSSGAFSQMPPGPNASGMFNAAPPPPQQTQVSADQTGPIAAAEKKSLPLVPLIGSLVLLLVLAALVAVNLTMKEEEAPTPEIIQPIRNVDEPAVVEEPEVEEAPVPPEEVPAEPELDLVKVKIDSVPPGANVVVAGEEKGTTPVEVELERSGEALFVEVHLEGYESDAFRLVPAEDSERTIELEAVAPVVEEKLEPKKLATPKPPKKTKKVEKEEDPFSIPLLDDAPKKTKKSDPKPAEKKDEKKDDDLMNPFL is encoded by the coding sequence ATGGCGAGTTTTCCCCAACAATTTGGGTCGTACACGCTTCATGAGCTGATCGCCCGTGGTGGTATGGCTGAAGTGTACCGCGCGACGATGCCTGGTGTTGGGGGCTTCGAAAAGACCGTTGCCATCAAGAAAATTCTCCCGCATCTCTCGGAGAACGACGAATTTATCACCATGCTCGTGGACGAGGCTCGGATTATCGTCGGGCTCAACCACGCCAATATCGCGCAGGTCTACGACCTCGGTTGCATCGATGACACGTACTATATCGCGATGGAGTACGTGCATAGCGTGGACCTTTCCGAGATTCTCAAAGAGCTCAAAAAGGCCAATCAAACAGTACCGTTGCAGCACGCAGTTTACATCGCGTCGTGCATCTGTGCGGGCTTGCATGTGGCGCACAGCAAGTCCGACGAGCATGGCAGACCTCAACACATCGTTCATCGCGATGTCTCGCCGCATAACGTGCTGATTAGTTTTGGCGGTGACGTAAAGATTATCGACTTCGGGGTGGCCAAGGCCCGAGGCAAAGAGACGCATACCAAAGCTGGCGTCATCAAAGGAAAACTCCTCTACATGGCGCCTGAACAGGCGATGGCAAAGGAGATCGACGGAAGGTCGGATTTGTTCGCCGTGGGCATTATTCTCTACAATATGCTCACGAACCAGCTTCCGTTTGACGGCGAGAACGAGTTTCAGATCTACAACAACATCCTCTCGCGCGATATCCCGCCGCCGAAGGCGTTTAACCCGCAGATTCCGGAAGAGCTCAATCAAATCGTGATGATGATGCTCCAGCGAGACCCGGACAAGCGCTATCAGGATGGCTATTCGTGCAAGCTGGACCTCGACCGAGTCCTACACCAGATTTCACCCGGCTACTCCATCTCGAGACTGAGTACCTGGGTTGAGGATTCGTTCTCGTATATTCTGCAGGCTAGACGGCAGAAGCGGGAGAATATGAGCGGGCATAACCCGATGCCGAACACGCCGTCGAGCCCCGCAAACAAAACACCTTCTAGCCGCTTTCCGACAGCACAGCCTCCGCCGATGGTGCCTAGTCCAAGCCCTTCTGGAAGCTGGGCTCCGACCCCAAATCCAACGCCGAGTCCGTCGGCGTCGGGAGGTTTTGGCGCGGTCCAACAATTTGGTTCGCCTTCGGCTTCCGGCTCTTTTGGAAGTGTTCCCGGTCCATCTTCGAGTGGTGCGTTTTCGCAAATGCCACCCGGTCCGAACGCAAGCGGTATGTTCAACGCGGCGCCTCCTCCGCCTCAACAGACTCAAGTCAGCGCGGACCAAACAGGCCCGATTGCCGCCGCAGAGAAGAAGAGCCTGCCTCTCGTGCCGCTTATCGGGTCCTTGGTATTGCTTCTGGTTCTGGCCGCGCTCGTAGCCGTCAACTTGACCATGAAGGAAGAGGAAGCTCCCACTCCAGAAATTATCCAGCCGATACGCAATGTTGACGAGCCAGCGGTCGTTGAAGAGCCTGAAGTCGAAGAGGCACCCGTGCCGCCCGAAGAAGTACCTGCCGAGCCTGAACTCGACTTGGTCAAAGTGAAGATCGATTCGGTTCCACCTGGTGCCAACGTGGTTGTAGCTGGAGAAGAGAAGGGCACCACACCCGTTGAAGTCGAGCTTGAACGCTCAGGGGAAGCGCTCTTTGTTGAAGTGCATCTCGAAGGTTACGAATCGGACGCCTTCAGACTCGTTCCAGCAGAAGACAGCGAGCGAACGATTGAGCTCGAAGCCGTTGCCCCAGTGGTTGAAGAGAAGCTCGAGCCGAAGAAGCTGGCGACTCCAAAACCACCCAAGAAGACCAAAAAAGTGGAGAAAGAGGAAGACCCGTTCTCCATCCCTCTGCTCGACGACGCGCCGAAAAAGACTAAGAAATCGGACCCCAAACCCGCAGAAAAGAAAGACGAGAAAAAGGACGATGATTTGATGAATCCGTTCCTCTGA